In Lycium barbarum isolate Lr01 chromosome 9, ASM1917538v2, whole genome shotgun sequence, the DNA window GAATATAACGAATGAATTCGTGGAGAGTAGTGACATGAATAAAACTACCAAGAaatatatgaatggccctcgaaGCGATAGTGCAAACCAAACAATCACTGCATAAACTGCAGCCTGGAGAGCTAGGAACGGAAGATATGTAATTAGACCTGCAACATTTTGTACAACACTTATTAGGACGACGTCCACTAGTAGATTTATTCGAAAAGATATGCGCCCTAAGTACTAGCATGGAgtaataagttcaaaaaaatgtAATCAGACCTGCAATTGTGTATGAAGAGGCCCTATACTTATTGTGAGAGGTCTCTCGGATGAAGACAAATCGTTCTTGAATGAAAGCAGGAACAGCATCATTGGACGAAAAGAAAAGGAGGGTGCAagtgaagatgaagaaactgaGACGATTCGTTATGCCTTGAAGGTTTTCTTTGGGATGCAGGAACATCGTAGCCATCATAATTCCCATGGCTGTTAGTACTACAAGCCTCGAGAGGAAAAGTTCAGGAGTGCGCATGATGTTTATAAAGTTTCGTCTCATCAAAATCCACGTCTCTGAGAAGAAGGAATTTGTAAATTTTGGCCCTGGATCATGGAAAGAATGATTGGTATTGATAGCAAAATCAGTGGGCGTCAAATAGTCATTTTCATTGACAGTGTAGTCACTACTATTCGGAGTTGGAGTACTTTGAACGATCTCTGTAGAGTAGGCATAGCATCCTGGTGAAGAACTGCACAAACATCCAAAAAGGTTAGTCAGATTTAACTTATACTATATACTAACAACCTAAATAATCTTCTACAATATCATAGCATTTCAACATGTAATAAAATATCTGTCTTATTTTCCTCGCTATTAGTACCATTTAATATGGAGCGTTACCTATAGTTATCTTTCAGGCTGTCAGCGTGTATATATTGAATTTTAACCTGAAAGACATTTGTATAACATGAAATAGAAGTGAAGTGAATGTTTTACCCCATTACACTTGGACTTCTATGATCATTGCGCCTAGCCGGTGAAAAGCCTAGAGATTGTAGAACACCACTATGGCTGGCAGTCCAGGACTTGGATGTATTCCAGGGACTCCTAACACTGTGATCAAATCCTGTGTCATCTTGTGCACTAGTTTGCAAACGAAGACGTTTGCTTGCCTTGTCACGACCTTGTGCCTCCATGGCCTGATGTTTAGCACGGTGTGATAGGCGGGCAGGTGATGGAGGCACGGTGGAAGCTGACATCTCGTGTGTTGCTGCTGCACCGATTGGTGGAGGTTTCATACCAGTAAGTGCAAATGCTCCTATTGCTTCTACTCCAAGCTCAGATTGGTCATATTCCTGAATCACATCAATTAAGTGTTCTATCGAGCTTTCGTTCTTTGGCACTTTTCGTCCCATCCTGACAAGATGGTGTGATACATCATTCGGTGCTCCTTGGTACATGAGTTGCCCGCGAGCCAGGATTATTAGATGATCAAGAAGCAACTGAATGCGGTGCGAAGGTTGATGAATCGTTAGAATCACAGTGCTTCCAGCTCGGGCTATATCGTGCACCTTCTCAATTACACTATGAGCACTAGTTGAATCAAGACCTGAAGTAGGCTCATCCAAGAACAACAATGAAGGTCCATGTATAATGTCCACACCAATTGACACCCTACGACGTTCACCACCAGAAACTCCTCGAGTCCCttcatcacctatgtaagtgtTCCTAGTCGACTGCATTCAAATAAACGATCAAAACCACATAATGATTCAAATTTAGGAAATTCTAGAGACGTGAAAGAATGATGCTCAAATTAAGTACATCTTATAACATATGTTAAAAGTTACTTATATTTGGTTCTCAAGAAACATGACGATTATACAGTTTGACATCTCTACAGTAGTCATCCTCTATAACAATATTTCAATGTAACAACCAAGTTTTCTTTGCAACTCGTTTTTcatattatgttatattttatgttttgtataaCAACATTTCGCTATAGCAACCAAAATATATCCACACAAACGATGTTGTTATAAAGAAGTTTGACTATATAACATTAGCGAATGAGTTGTCGTCGACTTACAGACAATCCAAGTTGCTCGATCAGCTTCTCAACACGCTCCTGTTTTTCAGTCGTCGAGAGTGACCCCAATCTAAAATCAGCAGCAAACATGAATGTCTCATAGACAGTAAGCATTGGAAAGAGCCTATCATCTTGCATTATATAAGCTGAACTTCCTTTAATCAATCTTGGACTCATATCAAGCCCACCCATAGACACTTTACCCTTAAGGCTTCCACTTGCAATTCTTCCTGCCAATCCATCTAAAAGTGTGGACTTTCCAGCACCACTTGGGCCCATAACTGCAGTAATGCAACCTTTTGGTGCATAGCCTGTTATTTGATGCAACAAGTCCACTTCTTGACTTAACCATTTCCCATTTTCATCTTTGATCCTCTTTGTCACTGTGTATGTTAGGCTCGAGAACTCGAGCCCCCCTGTATAATTTACCGGCTTTCCTATGTCCACAACATGCCCCATAGTCAAAGTAGTTTACACTGTCCGTGCACAAAACTTAAGCTCACCTGTGTGATTTATATATAGACTTATTGGGGACTCctagttctttctttctttcttcttctttttttttttttttttttttttttttggataactaTGTGTCCCAAAGAATTTAGATGATTTGCAGGGGAATTATAAAGGGTGACGCCGAGAAAATGACTTTCCAAAGGAGGCATTTCCAAGGCTAATATAATTACATTTAACATTGAGTAATCCGTTTTGTAAGTTGTTTTGATCAATAcggagaaaatattttcttgtttgcTTCATCCTCTATTTGCAACTTGTGCTTGTCTTATCTTTGATCCATTTACCAATATCACCCTGAATATTAGTACCATTTTAACTTTTATATGTTTTATAGGTTGTATAATTATTGTAGAATATACTTTTTCCTCCAACGTTAGTCTACTTTGGTTTTCTCAATAGTTAACTCTGTTAACTTTTAACAACAATTTCACTTTCGCTTTCATAACTGAGAAAAATTGGAGAGTCAACCGACCTACAGTTCAAGCTCGCTGGATAATGAGATCGTTCCTCTATCAAAATGTTTTCAATACTTATAAAGACATTGGCCTACCATTGAAGATAAGTAAAACAGTGAACTTTTAATTTTGAGATATATGCAAGTCCTATTCTTGTGATTGAAGTGTTCAACTAACTTATGGGACTGAAATGTGATACGTACAACTTAATAACAAACTCTTAATAATGCAGCTGTATGCACTACTATACTACTCTCCAAGCCTTTTGTACAATCACCACAAGCCTATTCCAACTCATCTCAAATAAAATCACATCAGAGAAGATAGGTTTAAATTTCGATGCGGCTCTCGGTTATTTGAATAATTCCATTTCATCTCTCTTTAAATTATAAGTGAGTATAAGAGATTATTTCCTCACAACTTCCTCATATAATAGACAAAATTCATCAGTCACATAGAAACATGTGTGAAAGAATTGGACTTAATTGACTAACATTTGGCTATAAGGCTAAAACTGATGAAAGCTGTAAAAGAAGCTTTAaactaagaaaaataaaaatgctTAAAAGTAATCAAATTTTTAATGAAGATAACTAGATAAATTGGatgatttattttttttttcattatttttgtttttgactGTATATTCTCAGTTTTGGACTGTAGGCTTATGGGCTGAACTCTCCTGCTGGTCCATCAGGCCCTCTTGTTACTTAGCAAAAAGCCCAATATTTAGCCCATGTATGAGATGAAGCCCAAACCTACCTCTTAGCCCAATTCAAGAACCAAATTTTGGCTTTCACAAAAGCATTTTTCTTAAGAAAAAATTATAATAATCGAAAATGCAATAGGTAGCTTGTAACAACAACAAAGAATGAGATATGTGTATAACAATTTTACTATTTCGATGAGCAAATAACTAAAACATATGTGTTTTTATGTCCAAACAAATATAGCAATAAATAACTATTTTACAAAATTCTAACACATCAAACGGTAATAATAGTTACGACATAATTATAGCTCATCGATCCTACTTAATACTATACTCATGCGAATATTGCGCTTTATTCTTCTTCACAATATGCCTTGGAGTTGATTTTGAGGTGACTAAACCTTAAAAACTTTATAAATTCATGCTATTCTATAGGGTCCTCAAAATGATTTATGCACTTTGCTAAGACATGTTTTAGCCCCTAAACTTGGTACGAAAACTCAGTTTggaaactaaacttaacttctatttatttaccccccttaacaacttacgttttaattattttcccccTCTAGTGGCCCAGACCAGAGCGCGTGTTTGACAGTGCCTGAGCCGCGCGTTAATTAATTTTTGtgaacgtttttttttttaataaaattgaTGGGGGTAACGGATATAATACCGTTCCCCCTTTTAATCCCACGCGACCCACCACCCTTTAgaaccctagttcatcttcatcttcaccttcatcaaccccatttttttttcctccattcATGAAATTCCTCTTGCTCACACCATTGCTCCTTCATATATGTATTCTTCCTCCACGAAATTTCTCCACCAAATTTCTGTCCATAATCACTCTCTGCGGTAATTCGAAAATATTGTGAGTTCATAAATGTCTCAAGGTAGTTGTTCATCTCACGTAAAATGTAATTGTAGCACCATTGCAAAACACCTCACTTCATCGACTCCTAGTAATCCCAGACGGAAATTCTACAAATGTCCGAGGCCTAAGGGCAATTCTTGTGGATTTTGGGAATGGAAAGATGAATTGTTCCCTGAGATTCAGTGGAATAATGTTCAAAATTTGACGTCGTCGTTAGATGCGGTCAAGATCGAAAGGGACAAATTGCAAGAAGAATTAATTGCCATTAAGGCTAGACATCTAATTGAAGTGAACAAAATGAAGGAGGAATTAATTGGCTTGAAGAGTAAACAACAATTTGACTTGAAAAAAGTTCTAAATTTGGAGGAGAAACTTGCAAATACAAGGATGTTGCTTTTGATTTCGTGGGGAATATTTATTGGCTTTTTGGCGGCTTCTTTAATCAACTGAAtttatgttgttgtatgttgTAATCGCGTAGTAGGTAATGTAAGAACTTCATGCTCTTGTTGTAATGTAAATGTCATGGAAGAACTTTATGCTCTTGTTGAAgaattttgttgttatggaaaatattaCCTTGAAAATGATAGCAAAAGTTGAGAAATTTTATAAATTACTTTAAATAGAGAATCTGGAGACCTAATCTATCATTACGATCTCCGGATCCTCCTTTACATGAACAAAAAACACTATGCGATTCTCATCTAAACATGCCTTAAAACACAACACATCTCCTATCCCTAATCAGGCAGCATCAATGAAGGCTTTCCAGCCTTGAGCGAGGCGCGTGTATACGCCAACCTTGTATTTCATATTATACTCATGATCGTTGTAATGAACAACAGCGTCCTTGTCGGTGTTTGGAAGAAATTCCAGTATGTCAGTTGGAAGGATCTACAAAAAAAACATGTTATTACCAAAAGAGGTAAAAGAACAATTGAAAATATATAATACGACAACACTTACGAAATCGTCTTTTTCGACGTACGATTTCGTCAATTCTTTGTCAAAACATGCGGTCAAACGAATGTCATCCATCTTAGATGAAGGCTGCCTCTTTAATATCACTATATTTGTTAAGAGTTACTTGAGTTGAGTGAAAGTGAGATGGAAAGAATGCCTATTTATAATTGAGTTGAGTTATAGTGTTAGTGTGATCAAGtagttaatgatgtcttggatTCATTGGTTTTGACCATCACTCCCAAGTACCAACTACCATCATTTACTAACTCATATTCAATGTGTTTGACTGCTCAAATCTGTATAATGCGTTTACTTGCATCCATTCAATGTGTTTGACAGCTCAAATCTGTACACTGCCCAACGTACACTGCTCAAATGTGTACACACTGCTCAGAAAAGTTTACTGCATTTATACACAACATTGCAGTCACAGCTGGGCAGCTTCTCTATGCATTTAATATCATACACAACATTGCAAGACTGAACTGTCAAAAAATCAGGAAATATACAGCAAAATTGCAGTCACAGTTGCTTAATATTGCAAGAATAGAATGTCAATACAGGGCAAAATTGCAGTCACGGCTGCTTAATATGTTTCACAAAAACATAATTGACAAATGCACATCATTTACCATAATTGTTTCACAAAAACAACATTAAAACCTGCAGTCACTGCTGCATAACAGTCAGTACCAAAGACATACACATACAGGACTAAACTAATTCAActtcatttttccatttcatttctgGGCAGTTGATGAACTTGTTTGACTTAAAGAGTTCAACTCAGCAGCTTTGGCCCTTGTTTTCATTCTCTTTTGTCCACTTATTTGTTGAAGACCTTATTGTGTTATAGCTGGACTCCTTTTCCATTTTAGTCCTCCTGGTCTTGGTTTGTGATGTCCAAGACTACCAGTGACTACTGTTGAATTCATAGGCATGGTTGCAGACTGATTTGCCATTCCAGGCTGCGTTAATAAAATAGATCTCCATTAGGCTAGATTGTTTGCATTAAATGGTTAATGAGGTTGCAAACTTACATTGACAATTTTGAAACTACTTTGGGTCTGAAGCACTCCCATTCCCACAACTCTTGGCCTCTTAAAGGGTGCCCCTCTTCCAGTAACTGATGCACTTGCATCAGAAGCCTAAGTCACATTTAAGGTGTCAAACACTTAGAATTGTAAAATTGATTAAGTGGTAATTTAACAAGCTAAGTAATACCTGTGATGTAGACGACTGTCATGTACCCCTTCCAGATTGAAATGCAGCAGCCATGGCCTAATTCATATTTAAGTAGTTAGACTAAATATAAGACTGTAATATTTAATCAAGTAGTAAATAGCAAAGAAAGTTTTTACCTGTTTGGCAGAACCTCTTGGTCTTCCCCTTCCTCTACTTGGTTGGGAATTACTTGGTACTGTAGAAGAACCAACACTTGACCTTAGTGGACCAATGTGCAATATAGTGAATAGGTTCCAATTTTCTAAAATGAAGTGCAGCTATGGCATGACAGCAGGGAATACCTTTCAGCATCCAAGATCTACAAGTGCAGGTATTGCTGTTCAGATATACTATGAATTTATTATCCCAGCTGTCCTTGACCTCAAAGCCATATTCACCATTCCATTCAAGAGTACACTTCATTGACTTTGATGTGTTCTCTTGCAATACCTTCAAAGCCATTGGGCTGATGTTTGTTATCCAAGTCTCAGAAAACTCTCTTAGTTGTCCTACCCTTCTCATCATTTTGACTCTAATTTCCTCAAGCATTATGATAATGGTCTTGTGCCTTGGCCCCAAAATCCAAGAATTAAAACTCTCGGCCATGTTGTTGTCAACACTATCACAACAGCTGAGGTAGTTAAAGTAGACCTTGGACCACCTATCTATGTTGTAatacaacaaatctccatttatTCCATCACCTAACTTCTCCATATGATCCAATTTTTTTGCAACTCTTGCTCATATGTGGACTTAGCACATCTCCAGAAGCAGTTTCTAATCTCTATGTCTTTCCattttttggaaaaattggcaagcACATGTCTTGCACACATTCTTTGTTCTGCATTTGGCAGCAGATCCTTAATGGCTATATCCAGACCCTACAataacatgtaaaaaaaaaataggtgacAGTAGAGCAGCATAAGTTAAAGAGAATGAAAAAAATTCAGAAATCAATAACTAAGAATACATTACCTTTTGCATATCTGAAAGAGTTGTCAAACCAGTCCCATCTCCAAGCTcaagatcatgccttagaatgttGACAAATCATCTCCAAGTAAAAGCATTCTCAACTTCAACCACTGCCCAAGTCAGTGGTAGCATCTGGTTGTTCCCATCTTTACAAACAGCCATAAGCATTTGCCCTTTACTAACGCCTTTTAAAAAACACCCATCCAACCCAATTGCCCTCCTACAACCAGCCTTGAATGCCTTCTTCATGGCATCAAAACATATATAAAAGGACTGAAACCTTTTGACTCCACCTTCAAAAGTTTCTTCACTCAGCCTAACCACACATGTGCTACCTGGATTAGTCCTTAAAAGCTCATCCCTATAATCCAAAATTCTTTTGAACTCCTCTACATTGTCACCCATGATTTGTTGCAAAACAATGCTTCTGGCTTTCCTTGCCACAGTCCTACCAATATACACCTCtaattcctttcttaccaaattttGAAGCTAAAAAATTCTAATGCCAGGTTTAGAAATAATTCTGTCCCTGTACCTTTCTGAAATATACAAAGAATTTACCAACTTGTTCTTTGTTGTGCCATTGCACTTATGAACAGGATTATAATTCTTCACAACAAAATCTTTTGTTCTAGAATCAAAACTGGCAAACAATAACCATGGACAGCCAGCAGTACACTTTACCCTCACCCTAGTTGGTTCATTGACATATTTATCCAACTCTACATGTTCTTGAACTGCATACCTAGTAAGTGCTTTCCTAAACTGTTTAGCACTTTCAAATGCAAGACCAGTCTCCCAAGCTATTTCTTTATACTTAGGATAAAAAATAACCCTATTTCTAATTCTTTTTGGTCTCCTTGACTTTTTGGTAGGCTTTTCAACCACATCTTCGTCATCAGCTTCATCATCAGTCTCTATTTCAAAACTACCTGGATCATCTGAGTCATAAAATGGCTCATCCCCACCCAATTTTCCTTCAAATGTACTCTTACTCCTAGATAAATATTCATCATGTCCCATATCTACACTCTTTGGCCCTAAATCTATCCCTTCAGATCTCTtagccttttctttcttcttttttgattTTAGAGCCACCCTATCTTTCCTTAGATTCCTATCCTCCTCATGGACATCACTATCAAATTCTTCTTCTTTACCTTCCTCTACCACTACATTGTCAGACTCCTCAGATTCACTCTCACTTTCTAAGTcagaatcattatcatcatcagctGCAGTAGCTGTAGTAGCAACTGAAGTCCCACCCAAAGGTTCATCAAGACCAGCAACCTCTTCAAACCCTAAGCCTTCACTACCCCCAAATGTTTGACTACCCTCACCTGCCCCAACCTTTTCATTTATATCTTCACATGTGGGGCTATCAAAAGCAGTAAAAGATTCCCCACCCACAGGGGTAATAGGTGGAAGAGCAGGGGGGACCACAATAGGTTCCTCAACAAGATCAGTCACAAAAATTACAACAATATCTCCGTTTTTTAATTGAGGTGCAATACCAAGAATGTCCCTATCACTTTTAACTTCTACTAAAAATCGACATTTAGGTGGTCTAATAAATACACAACAAGATGAAACATTATAACTGATTTCTTTAACATAGTAAACAAGCTCAAACTAAGAGAATTTatcaagatcaacatcaaaataaTCTATCACACAACCTCCAACATACTTAATACGAGGGTTTTTTTCTAAATTACCTCCGTGGTTAAACCTCAAAGTCACAAACACATCGTCTATTTTCTTCACAAAAcctaaaattaaaaacaaatgaaaaattaCAAGATTCAGTTACCATttacacaaaaaaaaagttaaagataAATTTTTTACAACTGAAAAACAGTAACATTGAAATCTATCGAAATCTAGACAAACCCTAACGAGAACAACAACAATCGTGTACCGTTGTGGCTAACTAATCTTCAATATCACTCAGAAACGACAAGATTTACGTATTTTTTGGATTTTTAACTTTGCAATGATTGGTTTGTGTAGAGTGAAGGTTTGGTTGAGGAGTGAAAAGGGGAAATGTCGATTGGGAACCGAGTTGGGTCTTTTGTTTGGGATGGGTCGGGTTAATTGGGGCTGGGTCGGCTTTTTTAAGTGGGGACGGGTAAAAATAAGTTGGGGAATAAAATAAATACGTGGACCAATTAGCTCGCGCGTGTCTAACACTACCCAGCCCTCAACTGGTCTGGGGCATTAGagggggaaaaaaattaaagcgtaagttgttaaggggggtaaataaatagaagttaagtttagtttccaaactgagttttcgtgccaagttcaggggctaaaacatgtcttttctctatTATTTTTGCTCCTAGTAATTAAGTAATAGTAAGTAACTAGTACTATGATTTAATCTTTTTACAGGAAGACATTCAAGTTTGCAAAGAATAAAGGGTACAAAAtcttttaaaaattaataaagtgAATTACAAATGAGTATGTGCATTTTAATTTTATTGAATTAAAGTTTGGCTTTAGATTACTATTTAACTTCTTTTTATATAACTGTGGTGTATGAATAGAGGTGGGGtcaagatttgaagtttatgagttctgaACTTGCATCGTAATCCATATTCGTTTTTGTCACCGGGTTCGCGACTAAACAGTTATACATATGTAATGAATTCTCGAATACACGTACAAGGTCTATAATCTAAGTGATTTCAAATAAAGTTACGTTTAGCGCGTGAGATTATAAAATAACAATCACATCATATTAATCTGATgtgtaaaaaaaaatctgaaatatCATTTCCTTATATTTAGTCATTCCAATGGCTATTTCCTTATCTCCTTCCATATATGTTCTATATGCCTCCATTAAAATATAGCTGTCAACTTTTCCTTCGGTTACTATTTTTCTCTTGAAGGGGTAACAATTATAGAAAATTCAAGTATAAGGGAGTAATTAGGATCAATTATTGTTTGAGGAGGTAAAAGTTATAGAAAAGTTGGGATAATTAAGAGTTAGGACCAAGTATAATTTAAGCGGATCTAAATAAAACTGACCCAGTTTTGAAGGATATTTAAGATATTATGCCTGTTATAATTTCCTTAAAGCATGTCCTTGTTTTGGTCAACCAAAAGTTGATAATACGCATACCTCATTGGTTGACCTCTATAATGAGAGCACCTATAGCAGAACATTTTTGACTTCTTTTGACGTAAGACGCTCATATCAAGAGAGCTCTCAATTGCTGACTTTGTACAAGTGATGTCCTTAATTTGGATATCAAAATAATGAAaacgggatttttttttttctgaagagTAAAAAGTAGCAGTAGTAAGCTAATATTCTGGAAGTAGCTTTGCTAATATACTTTGTTATAGATCTTATCCCTTTAAGCACTTTAGCGATTTATGCACTTCAATTCAATGCATTGTGTTTCAACCCTTTTACTGGTTGAAAAATAGGGATAAATTTCACAAATAGCCAACTCTCTAttttttgaaattgaaaaataatCGTTGTCATGGAATTCTAAACTTCAGAGGTGACACATCAAGACATTGTCATCGAGTGTCACGCGTGGCATTCGAAACTCCATAACAATATGGCTATTATTACATTGTGAAAAAGTGGCCGGTGGAAGCTATTTCTACGAAAATAGGAAAGCTTAGGACCAAGCTAGTAAATCTTTAAATTTGAGGGCCCAATTATTATTGTAAAACTGACAGCAGACAGTCATTTATGACGCCCTTTTTAAGAATATATCCAATTTTAAAAATGATTTAAAGTTTAACCAGTTATGGCAACTTCAGACCAAACGCTTGTTACAGTTATTTCTTTTTCTTCAGAACCGACAGTCGTCTCaatttaaaaattttaaactCGTGATTTCAACTTAACCTGCATATCTGAAGTTTATTTTGAGACGGCTAAACTTAAAAACCTTATAGATTTCTACTATTCTTTAAATAGGATCGTGAAAATGATTTGTACACGTTGTCCAATATTATTGCTCTCAGCCTCCTAGTAAATACTTAGTTATATGGCTTAAATCTTTTTCAGGAAAACATTGAAGatcatagagagagagagaaaatgatACAAATCTTTAAAGATTTAGTAAAAATAActtgaaataaaaatatttatttaaattttaattaaagtttaGCTTTAGATCACTAATTAACTTTATCGAACTGGCCTTTGTGATAGCCCCATATCAAGTCAGACGAAGTAGTA includes these proteins:
- the LOC132610307 gene encoding ABC transporter G family member STR2-like, which produces MGHVVDIGKPVNYTGGLEFSSLTYTVTKRIKDENGKWLSQEVDLLHQITGYAPKGCITAVMGPSGAGKSTLLDGLAGRIASGSLKGKVSMGGLDMSPRLIKGSSAYIMQDDRLFPMLTVYETFMFAADFRLGSLSTTEKQERVEKLIEQLGLSSTRNTYIGDEGTRGVSGGERRRVSIGVDIIHGPSLLFLDEPTSGLDSTSAHSVIEKVHDIARAGSTVILTIHQPSHRIQLLLDHLIILARGQLMYQGAPNDVSHHLVRMGRKVPKNESSIEHLIDVIQEYDQSELGVEAIGAFALTGMKPPPIGAAATHEMSASTVPPSPARLSHRAKHQAMEAQGRDKASKRLRLQTSAQDDTGFDHSVRSPWNTSKSWTASHSGVLQSLGFSPARRNDHRSPSVMGSSPGCYAYSTEIVQSTPTPNSSDYTVNENDYLTPTDFAINTNHSFHDPGPKFTNSFFSETWILMRRNFINIMRTPELFLSRLVVLTAMGIMMATMFLHPKENLQGITNRLSFFIFTCTLLFFSSNDAVPAFIQERFVFIRETSHNKYRASSYTIAGLITYLPFLALQAAVYAVIVWFALSLRGPFIYFLVVLFMSLLSTNSFVIFVSSVVPNYILGYAAVIAFTALFFLFCGYFLNSNDMPKYWKWMNYVSTMSYPYEGLLMNQYQTNESFGKDPLGRDVTGFGILKSLNISQDSGKKWEKVYVMLGWAVFYRVLFYIALRFFSKNQRK